Genomic window (Arachis hypogaea cultivar Tifrunner chromosome 13, arahy.Tifrunner.gnm2.J5K5, whole genome shotgun sequence):
ctttttgtcaGATACCTTTGcttatatgctttaattttgtaTCTCTCATGAACTTGGATTGGATTAGATTAGATTCTTAAGTGAGCTAAGAAAATGAAAATTGTTCTATGGTTCATTCATATAGTTCAGCAACTCAGCTATTGTGGTGTAAATTATAGCAGGTTTTCTGTTCTTACTCCAAGAGCACCTAAGAATTTATGAACTTACTGCTGTTGCTTTTCTATAAATGGATTTTGAATTTGGTAGGTTATGTGTGCAATGCTATGTCCGTGGATCCGCAGACTCGGTGCTGCCCCGAAACTGGGGAGAAATTCTCTTGTCAGTGAGTTCTCCCTTCGTTTTGTTTACATGGAAACTGCTTTGTTTTGATTCCATAAGACATTGACTCAGCCATCTCATGCTGTGAATTTATGTTTGGTACGCAGAGGATGCAATGTTCTTTCACAGTGTTGCAACTCTTACGAATATTGTGTTTCGTGCTGCCTAAACCCTGTGCAGGTAAATGTAAAATCTCTTGCATGATATTTATCCAGTTGAAGAAGGATCTAAGTAAGCGTTTATGGGTTTAATTGAACAGACAAGTAAGGAACAAATTCTGAAGGTGAAGGTTGCGAAACCAGCTACTGCAAGTAAAGTTTCTGCCTCGTTACTTTGCATGGATATTTGCCTTGGCCATGGATTTATTTGTAATTAAGGAATGCCTTGATAGACATAGGAATTAAGAAATGCAATTTTTTTCCCTATCCCAATTTTTATTAGGTCGTATGGCTGGTGATTGGTTCTTATGTACCACAGGTCTCCTGTGTAAGATTAATTAATTCCAACACATGCAtccttttatattttgttagggACTTATACAAGTGTTTTTGACTACTGTGCTGGGAGATGCCGTCATAGTTCTGAGAGTGTGGTGAGCATTCTTTATGCCTTCCTGCTTTCTTCTTGTTCTTGAAGTTGTATCCCCTCAACTCAGCCATTTATTCTTACACCTTTTACACTTGATATTAGCAAATCCCTTAATTACGGAACTAATTCCTTTACACAATTGCACTTACAACATGCTTTTAAAAGGTCCTGCCCTTTCTTCCCATGTCTCCTATCTAATAGGAGCTCTCGtggttgttattttttttttttgaaggttTATGAACTATGAATCATACATACCACCACGGACTCTTTTGCTTACTGTATAATATGTCTCTAATAAGGATAAATgaacatatttttcttttaacttcTTTATATTTTTGTAGCTGTTTAATATTTACAATGAGTTATAATGTTTCAGGTTCATGAAAACGCTTATGTTAGTGATTTCCACCACTGCTTTTCTCTCCCATCTAATTCTTCTGGTAAGTGTGATGAGGGAACTAATTGTATTAGTCAGTGCCCAGTGACTGAGTTAAGTctctaaattctaatttttttaactacGAAGGTGTGGGTTCTGAAATCCCATCAGACATCAATTTTGTTGCAGATATGGATTTTGTCTAGACAGAAATTGTTAAATATACTTAGCAGTTGTTGGCAGTAGACTAGCATCCATAATCTATTTCAAAACACGTTGTACTTTGCAGTCTAAaagatctttatatatatattactagcATATCCTTGTTATGGAAGGGTTTGTATGTATGTCTTATTTACAATTATGTTCTGATTCTGTTGTTTATGGCTATTTCATTAAAACCTGTTTGTTTTTTGTCCATTGAAGCGGGGACAAATAGTACACTCCTTGAAGCAAGACTGAATGGCATCAATGTTGTTGTTGGCAGGTGAATTATACTGAAATTGTTTCTTTTCATTAAGTCTTGCTGTTCCTTGCTTTATCTTTGCAGTTTAACTTCTGGCCATTTTGACAGGCAAGGTGAATCATGTAATTCAGTTTGCAAGTTAAGAGGGAAATTATGCGTACCAAATAAACTTTTGGTTCTTAATCATTGTGATATGTAAGTGGTGCATTGGAGTTTTTGGTGCTCTTATTTTGTTTAGTTTATAAACATTGGGCATGAAACGTATAATTTGATTAACTCGTGGTTATGATCTACCCAAGGAGTAATTATATTCATCTAGAGCCCCTTTTTTCGTTTCCCCTTTAGATAAATAATCTAGAATTGATGGTTAATTCTAACATGCATGCCATAGATGTATAATTTCTTGACTCAAAAAGCATTATTGAGAAAGAAAGGAAGATCATATATGACTACAgatatttgtttcttttcttttaatgtaCTGTTCTTATCAAGTGTTCTTTAATTGTTTGAGCAGTATTCAGAAATATATGAGCTGCAAAGGAGCTTGCTTTTCAAGTGTAGGAACAGATCAACCTGCTGAAGTTGTTGATGATGCCCCCAAGCATATGGTAATAATTGGCTATGTTTTGTGTTGTTTTACTAACACAAGAAATATGTTACATTCCAGAAACTGATGAACAGTGGTTTACTAATATTGTACTTTTCCCATCGAAATCATTTGTTGATAGTCAACGGAAATTAAAGTATCTGGGATCTGTGTGTGACTTAAATATTTAAATAGTTTGAATTTCTGCTAGACAGATGAAACTTATATGAAGGATAAATGATAATaatctttctttgtttttggttgtttTCAGAATCCAGGATCATGTTTATACACTCAGACACAGTCTATGCTTTCTTGTGATGGTTCACATCAGCATACAAGAAGATTGTGCCCCTGTGCTTAGGGGTTTTTTCCTGCCTGGTAAGTATTGGTCCCCTTAACAATGTTGGATTTGCTCAACACAATGCCAAGAATTAGAAATAGCTTTCTTTATCAGTTAATGAAGGAACAAAAAAAGAATTATGTGGAACTAAAGCAATTGCAGAACATTTTCCTTTGTGATGCAGAGTTCTGTGACTATTGTAGAAGGTGGAAAGCATCTAGTTGTGTTACAATACAAACTTTGCTTTCTGTTACACTGCTGTACTAGATTTTGTAGCACTAGTAGAGATGGTATCAGTGGAGGCAACTCTTGTAAATCATCAACCTTTGGAAATGCTAATATCATTCTATGTTGTAAATTTTCTTTTTCCCCCCTCATTGCTGtttctttctaaaatttgttaAGAGTTAAGCTTGCTTAGGTCATATTTGAAAGCTAGAGAGAATGGATGGAAATAGAAAGACATGAGGAAATACCTAGATATATTTCTATGCACTGGCATCTATATTGTTGTTTCGTACATACAATTGAtttcttttttatattgttgATGTAGAAGTTAATTACTTTTGTCTATATAATAACATTTGCTTAAAGTGTGTGGAAGAGTTTTACATTGAAGTGCGTATGAATCAACCTGATATCTTAAcataaaagtttaattttgaaatagTTTATATATTTCAATTGCTCGTGTAATAGATCTATTAATTTTCTTTCAAACAATTTCTTGGGTTATTGTATCTTCAAATTTCCAGTGTAATAAGCCAAAAAAAGAAACACATTATGCACCGACTACATCTGTGTCTTCAATGGCTGAAGTTGGAGCAATAAAGTTACATTggtgaaaaaatccaaaaatgaaATTGAGCAATATAGTTATATACAATACACAAGTTGTAGCAGTCATTTTTTGTTATGCAATAGATTTCTTCTGCAAGTTGCAACTGAATaagcaaacaagaaaaacaacaaaGGTAGGCTTCACTGTTATTTTGTCCTTTTCATAATTTCATATGCACACTGATTGATTTACATAACATTTTTACCTTTTCACTCTATGGGTTTTGACAAATGCACTTAAGCCTTAAAGATGATGTAAAATTACATTTgcaaattgagaaaaaaaaaaaaaacaaacagaaGCTACCActttcataataattaatttgtgattaccatattatatatataggtaaattcaaaattcaaaacccaaATTACATTATCTGTTCACTAAACTTGTCTGTGGtagtagtaatttttttttttttttttggtagaacTCAGAAGCTATAATTTGGTTTGAAGACCCTCTTAGCCAATGAACTATCATCCTTTTCCTTCAACCCCTTGTCCTCAACAGCAGCAACAACATCATCAccctcttcttgttcttgttcttgttcttcatcAAATGCTGGATGGTTAAAGATGTTGTATAGCAGCTGTGTCCCTCTGAGAGCATTTGTGAGAGGCAAATGGCCTTCTGGGGTGTCACCATTGAGCTCCCAAGTGAACTCAGTAGGGAAAGATCTATAGTTATACTGTTCCATTTCAGTGTCAAGCTTCTTCATCCAACCAACTTTGATGAAGAACTTGGTGAAGTCTTCATTGGATTTCTCAAATATCTTCTTCTGAACACTGTATCCAAACTTGTTGTCACTGTGGACCCTCCAGAGTTCATCAATGGTTTTGAGGTCAGATTCTGATATGAACTGAACCTCAGAGAAGAAGACATATCCACGTTTCTGAGCAGCTTCACCAGCTAGAACTATGAGGAGCCTCCTTGTTTCTTCATCAGCTTTTTGATACTCTTCTGCTGTGAGATGCTGCTTTAAGACTTCAAAGGAAACTGATTCTTGTGAGGTTGATGATGGGGTGGTGGAAGTAGCTTGTGAGAGTGAGAATGTAACacatgaaaatgaagaagaaccaGAAGAAGAATGTGAAAGAGTGATGTTGTTGGTAATGTTAGAGGGTTTAAGGAAGAGTTGTGAAGCAGAAATAGTAGTTGGAGGTTGGAATTTGATATGGAAATGATGGTTATGGTGTTGTTGAATTGAACAGTGAAGAGAGTTTGTGgccattttttgttttctttgaatcAAAATGAATGAATGTAATGACactatattttgtttttcttctaagaTTTTGAGTCTTGAAGGTTTGATATGATATGAGACAATGTGGTGTTAATGTTGTTATTTGTGTGGTGAAAGATAAGGAATATGTGGGGAGAGAGTTGAACACTGAATAGGCTCATCTCAAAAGGAATACAATACTAGTTTGTGATTGGTTGGTTTGGGTATGGCTAAGATAACActacctctttctctttctctctctttctcagcACAATTAATTTCTTTACCCCCATGAAATTGACTTGTTATTTTTCTTAGTAACGAAAATTAAATGTGCTAGTATGCTGTGTAAGGTGTAACATTTCTGGAATTTTCTTGGCTGCAGTTTTACAAT
Coding sequences:
- the LOC112736779 gene encoding uncharacterized protein, translating into MGMRKARRCNGRWESMEALHTMGKTNTLMLLLIHIFYFSPTTITAIRKDIGFEPSHRPCNTTVQGRYFLTDDNGYVCNAMSVDPQTRCCPETGEKFSCQGCNVLSQCCNSYEYCVSCCLNPVQTSKEQILKVKVAKPATARTYTSVFDYCAGRCRHSSESVVHENAYVSDFHHCFSLPSNSSAGTNSTLLEARLNGINVVVGRQGESCNSVCKLRGKLCVPNKLLVLNHCDIIQKYMSCKGACFSSVGTDQPAEVVDDAPKHMNPGSCLYTQTQSMLSCDGSHQHTRRLCPCA
- the LOC112736780 gene encoding tetrapyrrole-binding protein, chloroplastic → MATNSLHCSIQQHHNHHFHIKFQPPTTISASQLFLKPSNITNNITLSHSSSGSSSFSCVTFSLSQATSTTPSSTSQESVSFEVLKQHLTAEEYQKADEETRRLLIVLAGEAAQKRGYVFFSEVQFISESDLKTIDELWRVHSDNKFGYSVQKKIFEKSNEDFTKFFIKVGWMKKLDTEMEQYNYRSFPTEFTWELNGDTPEGHLPLTNALRGTQLLYNIFNHPAFDEEQEQEQEEGDDVVAAVEDKGLKEKDDSSLAKRVFKPNYSF